In Jejubacter calystegiae, the following are encoded in one genomic region:
- the hemG gene encoding menaquinone-dependent protoporphyrinogen IX dehydrogenase yields MTTLILFSTRDGQTREIAASIASGLKEHGIDAELQNLHRVETLAWEQYDRVVIGASIRYGHFHPALTDFVKKHVVELNARPGAFFSVNLVARKPEKRTPQTNSYTRKFLLASPWQPDLSAVFAGALRYPRYRWFDRFMIRLIMKMTGGETDTSKEVVYTDWNQVADFAREVARLTRSGTIN; encoded by the coding sequence GTGACAACCCTGATTCTGTTTTCGACAAGGGACGGGCAAACCCGGGAGATTGCTGCCAGCATTGCTTCCGGTCTGAAGGAACATGGCATTGATGCCGAGCTGCAGAATCTGCATCGGGTGGAAACGCTGGCGTGGGAGCAGTACGATCGGGTGGTGATTGGCGCTTCTATTCGCTATGGCCATTTTCATCCGGCCCTGACGGATTTTGTGAAAAAGCATGTGGTCGAGCTCAATGCGCGGCCAGGCGCCTTCTTTTCCGTAAATCTGGTTGCTCGTAAGCCGGAAAAGCGGACTCCGCAAACCAACTCTTATACGCGCAAGTTTCTGCTGGCTTCTCCCTGGCAACCGGATCTCAGCGCGGTCTTTGCTGGCGCGCTGCGTTATCCACGCTATCGCTGGTTTGATCGCTTTATGATTCGCCTGATTATGAAAATGACCGGGGGAGAAACGGATACCAGTAAAGAAGTGGTCTACACCGACTGGAATCAGGTGGCTGATTTTGCCCGTGAAGTTGCTCGCTTAACGCGCAGCGGGACGATTAATTGA
- a CDS encoding IMPACT family protein → MESWLIPAAPVTVNEEIKKSRFTTLLAHTDGVEAAKAFVDAVRAEHPDARHHCWAWVAGAPDDSQQLGFSDDGEPAGTAGKPILAQLMGSGVGEITAVVVRYYGGIKLGTGGLVKAYGGGVQLALGQLTTSRRVPLQTYLLHCDYGQLSGVEALLKQYEGVVDHSDYQAEVRLQVALPQAKVAEFSARLADLSRGTLHLLPFAQ, encoded by the coding sequence ATGGAAAGCTGGTTGATTCCGGCGGCGCCGGTCACCGTTAACGAAGAGATTAAAAAGAGCCGCTTTACCACGCTGTTGGCCCATACCGACGGCGTGGAGGCGGCGAAGGCGTTTGTTGATGCCGTACGTGCCGAACATCCTGATGCCCGCCATCATTGCTGGGCCTGGGTGGCCGGTGCGCCTGATGATTCGCAGCAGTTGGGGTTTTCCGACGATGGCGAACCCGCGGGCACGGCGGGTAAACCGATTCTGGCGCAGCTGATGGGCAGCGGCGTTGGCGAAATTACCGCCGTGGTGGTGCGTTACTATGGCGGGATTAAGCTTGGAACCGGCGGGCTGGTTAAAGCCTATGGCGGCGGCGTACAGTTGGCGCTTGGCCAGCTCACTACCTCGCGTAGGGTGCCTCTGCAAACGTACCTTCTTCACTGTGACTATGGCCAACTGTCTGGCGTGGAAGCACTGCTGAAACAGTATGAAGGAGTGGTGGACCATAGTGACTATCAGGCCGAAGTCAGGCTCCAGGTGGCGCTTCCCCAGGCAAAAGTGGCCGAATTTTCGGCCAGACTGGCCGATCTGAGCCGCGGTACATTGCATTTGCTACCGTTTGCACAATAA
- the pepQ gene encoding Xaa-Pro dipeptidase, with protein sequence MDSLAAQYKEHMATLQERARNVLARFNLDALLIHSGELFNVFLDDHPYPFKVNPQFKAWVPVTQVPNCWLLVDGVNKPKLWFYLPVDYWHNVEPLPDSFWTDEVELVALPKADGIGSQLPANRKNIAYIGPVPERALQLEIPADQINPKGVIDYLHYYRAYKSDYEISCMREAQKMAVSGHRAAEEAFLSGMSEFDINQAYLTATGHRDIDVPYGNIVALNEHASVLHYTKLDHTAPPEMRSFLLDAGAEYNGYAADLTRTWTTHHDSDFAQLIKDVNEEQQALIATMKVGERYSDYHLQFHQRLAKILRRHQIVTDISEEAMVEANLTGPFMPHGIGHPLGLQVHDVGAFMQDDTGTHLAPPELYPALRCTRILEPRMVLTIEPGIYFIDSLLSPWREGQYSKHFNWQKIEALKPYGGIRIEDNVVMHENSLENMTRDLKLA encoded by the coding sequence ATGGATTCGCTGGCCGCACAGTATAAAGAGCATATGGCAACGCTACAGGAGCGCGCCCGCAATGTTCTGGCGCGCTTCAATCTTGATGCGTTGCTGATTCATTCGGGTGAACTGTTCAACGTCTTCCTTGACGATCACCCCTATCCCTTCAAGGTGAACCCCCAGTTTAAGGCGTGGGTGCCGGTCACCCAGGTGCCGAACTGCTGGCTGCTGGTGGATGGCGTGAACAAGCCGAAACTCTGGTTCTACCTGCCGGTGGATTACTGGCATAACGTAGAGCCGCTGCCGGACAGTTTCTGGACCGATGAAGTTGAGCTGGTGGCGCTGCCGAAAGCGGATGGCATCGGCAGCCAGTTGCCCGCGAATCGTAAAAATATCGCTTATATTGGCCCGGTGCCGGAACGTGCGCTGCAACTGGAGATTCCGGCCGACCAGATCAACCCGAAAGGGGTGATTGATTACCTGCACTACTACCGCGCCTATAAGAGCGACTATGAGATTAGCTGCATGCGTGAAGCGCAGAAAATGGCGGTATCAGGTCACCGGGCGGCCGAAGAGGCGTTTCTCTCTGGGATGAGCGAATTCGATATTAACCAGGCTTATCTGACCGCGACGGGACATCGTGATATCGATGTGCCTTACGGCAATATTGTGGCCCTGAACGAGCATGCCTCAGTACTTCATTACACCAAACTGGATCACACTGCGCCGCCTGAAATGCGTAGCTTCCTGCTGGATGCCGGGGCGGAGTATAACGGCTATGCGGCGGATCTGACCCGAACCTGGACCACGCATCACGACAGTGACTTTGCCCAACTGATTAAAGACGTCAATGAAGAACAGCAGGCGTTGATCGCCACTATGAAAGTCGGCGAGCGCTATAGCGATTACCATCTTCAGTTTCACCAGCGCCTGGCGAAGATTCTGCGTCGTCATCAGATTGTGACCGACATCAGCGAAGAGGCGATGGTGGAAGCGAACCTGACCGGGCCCTTTATGCCGCATGGTATCGGCCATCCGCTGGGGCTCCAGGTCCACGATGTGGGCGCTTTTATGCAGGATGATACCGGCACCCATCTGGCGCCGCCGGAGCTGTATCCTGCACTGCGCTGCACCCGTATCCTGGAGCCGCGTATGGTGTTGACCATTGAGCCGGGTATCTACTTTATCGACTCGCTGCTGTCGCCCTGGCGTGAAGGCCAGTACAGTAAGCACTTTAACTGGCAGAAGATCGAAGCGCTGAAGCCTTACGGCGGTATCCGTATAGAGGATAACGTGGTGATGCATGAAAATAGCCTCGAAAATATGACCCGGGATCTGAAGCTGGCCTGA
- a CDS encoding LacI family DNA-binding transcriptional regulator translates to MSKPVRIRDIADACGVSPGAVSRALKGQPGLRDDTRQRIISVAQQQGYDFTRLRSDKIKRVLFLLHRQHNISRALPFYSQLLLGIEDTCREQGIALSFLAIGPGDAVSEQVMLHQPDALICAGFFEPELLALLQQMKLPLVLTDLWAPGMPCVNPDNVLGGYLATHHLIAQGRRRIAFLASSLAHYSIRQREKGYRQALYEAQLLMPPEYEAIAPPLLDTEQSLTQAVNELLALPTPPDAIFAYNDAAARVVLRVCEQRGLRVPADISLVGFDDIDAAAWTSPPLTTIAVDKQQLGRQAVMLLLAEAQEGNTLLPVSLVARASA, encoded by the coding sequence ATGAGTAAACCTGTACGAATCAGAGATATTGCCGATGCCTGTGGCGTATCGCCCGGCGCGGTATCCCGGGCGCTGAAAGGCCAGCCAGGGCTGCGTGATGATACGCGCCAGCGCATTATTTCCGTTGCCCAGCAGCAGGGGTATGACTTTACCCGCCTGCGCAGCGATAAAATCAAACGGGTGCTGTTTTTGCTGCACCGTCAGCATAATATCAGCCGGGCGCTCCCCTTCTATTCCCAGCTTCTGTTGGGGATTGAGGATACCTGTCGGGAGCAGGGCATTGCGCTCAGCTTTCTTGCTATTGGCCCTGGAGATGCCGTTAGCGAACAGGTGATGCTGCATCAGCCCGATGCCCTGATTTGCGCCGGTTTTTTTGAGCCCGAGCTGCTGGCGCTGTTGCAACAGATGAAGCTGCCGCTGGTGCTGACCGATCTGTGGGCCCCGGGGATGCCGTGCGTTAACCCGGATAACGTGTTAGGGGGCTATCTGGCGACGCATCATCTGATTGCGCAGGGACGTCGGCGGATTGCCTTTTTAGCCAGTTCGCTGGCGCATTACAGTATTCGTCAGCGCGAGAAAGGATACCGACAGGCGCTCTATGAGGCGCAGCTATTAATGCCGCCGGAATACGAGGCCATTGCGCCACCGCTGCTGGATACCGAACAGTCGCTTACCCAGGCGGTCAACGAACTGCTTGCGCTTCCGACGCCGCCGGATGCCATTTTTGCCTACAATGACGCTGCGGCACGAGTGGTGTTGAGAGTGTGCGAACAGCGTGGATTACGGGTCCCTGCGGACATTTCGCTGGTGGGGTTTGATGATATCGATGCCGCTGCATGGACTTCGCCGCCCCTGACGACCATTGCCGTAGATAAACAGCAACTGGGACGACAGGCAGTCATGCTGCTGCTGGCTGAGGCGCAGGAAGGAAATACGCTGCTTCCGGTCAGTCTGGTAGCGCGGGCCAGCGCCTGA
- the fadA gene encoding acetyl-CoA C-acyltransferase FadA produces MENVVIVDAIRTPMGRSKGGAYHHTRAEDLSAHLMRSLLSRNPALEQESIDDIYWGCVQQTLEQGFNIARNAALLAEIPASVPAVTVNRLCGSSMQALHDASRAIMTGDARVCLVGGVEHMGHVPMSHGVDFHPGLSRTTAKAAAMMGMTAEMLARMHGISRAMQDSFAARSHKLAWAATEAGLFNDEIVPTWGHNADGALVCITQDEVIRPETSVEALAQLPPAFDPVNGTVTAGSSSALSDGAAALLVMSESYARSLGLTPKVRIRTMAVAGCDPSIMGYGPVPATRKALSKAGIAMEDIDLVEMNEAFAAQILPCIKDLGLMEKIDDRVNLNGGAIALGHPLGCSGARITATLVNQMTRRDAQLGLATMCIGLGQGIATLFERA; encoded by the coding sequence ATGGAAAATGTGGTCATTGTCGACGCCATTCGCACCCCAATGGGCCGCTCTAAAGGGGGCGCTTATCACCACACCCGGGCGGAGGATCTGTCGGCGCACCTGATGCGCAGCCTGCTTTCGCGCAACCCCGCCCTGGAGCAGGAAAGCATCGATGATATTTACTGGGGCTGCGTTCAGCAGACTCTGGAGCAGGGGTTTAATATCGCCCGTAACGCGGCGCTACTGGCAGAGATCCCCGCCAGCGTGCCTGCCGTCACCGTGAACCGGCTGTGCGGCTCTTCCATGCAGGCACTGCACGACGCCAGCCGAGCCATTATGACCGGCGACGCCCGGGTCTGCCTGGTGGGCGGCGTAGAGCATATGGGGCACGTTCCAATGAGTCACGGCGTGGATTTTCACCCCGGACTCAGCCGCACCACGGCAAAAGCCGCCGCTATGATGGGGATGACCGCAGAAATGCTGGCGCGCATGCACGGCATCAGCCGCGCCATGCAGGACAGCTTCGCCGCGCGCTCGCACAAGCTGGCCTGGGCCGCCACCGAAGCGGGTCTGTTCAATGATGAGATCGTTCCCACCTGGGGCCACAACGCCGACGGCGCGCTGGTCTGCATCACACAGGATGAAGTGATTCGCCCGGAAACCAGCGTCGAAGCCCTGGCTCAGTTGCCACCAGCCTTCGATCCGGTTAACGGCACCGTTACCGCGGGCAGCTCATCGGCCCTGTCGGACGGCGCCGCCGCGCTGCTGGTTATGAGCGAATCTTATGCCAGATCGCTGGGTCTGACGCCAAAGGTGCGTATTCGGACGATGGCCGTTGCTGGCTGCGATCCGTCAATTATGGGCTATGGCCCGGTTCCCGCTACCCGTAAAGCGCTAAGCAAAGCCGGAATAGCGATGGAGGATATCGATCTGGTCGAGATGAACGAGGCCTTCGCCGCGCAGATCCTGCCCTGCATCAAGGATCTGGGGCTAATGGAGAAGATCGACGATCGGGTCAACCTGAACGGCGGCGCTATCGCCCTGGGTCACCCTCTGGGCTGTTCAGGCGCCAGGATCACCGCAACCCTGGTGAACCAGATGACGCGCCGGGATGCCCAACTCGGCCTTGCCACGATGTGCATCGGGCTGGGCCAGGGGATAGCCACCCTTTTCGAACGCGCCTGA
- the trkH gene encoding Trk system potassium transporter TrkH translates to MHFRAITRIVGLLVILFSGTMFLPGLVALIYRDGAGRAFTQTFFVALAIGVLLWWPHRHQKSELKPREGFLIVVLFWTVLGSVGALPFIFSERPNLTVTDAFFESFSGLTTTGATTLVGLDSLPHAILFYRQMLQWFGGMGIIVLAVAILPILGVGGMQLYRAEMPGPLKDNKMRPRIAETAKTLWLIYVLLTIACALALWFAGMPAFDAIGHSFSTIAIGGFSTHDASVGYFDSTTINTIIAIFLLISGCNYGLHFSLLSGRSLKVYWRDPEFRMFIGVQLSLVVICTLVLWFHNVYESAWQTLNQSFFQVVSMATTAGFTTDSIARWPLFLPVLLLCSAFIGGCAGSTGGGLKVIRILLLFKQGNRELKRLVHPSAVYSIKLGNRALPERILEAVWGFFSAYALVFLISMLAIIATGVDDFSAFASVAATLNNLGPGLGVVADNFSTMNPVAKWILICNMLFGRLEVFTLLVLFTPTFWRE, encoded by the coding sequence ATGCATTTTCGTGCCATAACCCGAATCGTTGGCCTGTTGGTTATCCTCTTTTCGGGAACGATGTTCCTTCCCGGCCTGGTGGCATTGATTTATCGGGATGGCGCCGGCCGCGCCTTTACGCAGACCTTTTTTGTCGCACTGGCCATTGGCGTGTTGTTGTGGTGGCCCCATCGTCATCAGAAAAGTGAACTGAAGCCGCGCGAAGGCTTTCTTATTGTGGTGCTGTTCTGGACCGTGCTGGGTAGCGTCGGGGCCCTGCCTTTTATCTTTTCCGAACGGCCTAACCTGACGGTGACTGATGCTTTCTTTGAGTCCTTCTCTGGGCTGACGACCACTGGTGCCACTACGCTTGTGGGGCTGGATTCGCTGCCGCATGCGATACTCTTCTATCGTCAGATGCTTCAGTGGTTTGGCGGGATGGGAATCATCGTACTGGCGGTGGCGATACTCCCGATCCTGGGGGTTGGGGGCATGCAGCTCTATCGCGCGGAAATGCCAGGGCCGCTGAAGGACAATAAAATGCGACCGCGTATTGCCGAGACGGCCAAAACGCTGTGGCTAATCTACGTACTATTAACGATAGCCTGTGCTCTGGCGCTGTGGTTCGCCGGTATGCCAGCCTTCGATGCCATTGGCCACAGCTTTTCGACCATCGCCATCGGCGGCTTTTCGACACATGACGCCAGCGTGGGCTACTTCGACAGCACGACTATCAACACCATTATCGCCATCTTCCTGCTGATCTCTGGCTGTAACTATGGGCTGCACTTCTCGCTGCTGAGCGGTCGCAGCCTGAAGGTGTACTGGCGCGACCCGGAATTCAGAATGTTTATTGGGGTACAGCTATCGCTGGTGGTGATCTGCACTCTGGTGCTGTGGTTCCATAATGTCTATGAATCGGCCTGGCAAACTCTGAATCAGTCTTTCTTCCAGGTGGTCTCGATGGCGACCACGGCAGGGTTCACGACCGACAGTATTGCTCGCTGGCCGCTGTTCCTGCCGGTATTGCTGCTCTGTTCTGCGTTTATCGGCGGCTGTGCTGGTTCTACCGGTGGGGGCCTTAAAGTCATTCGTATCCTGCTGTTGTTTAAACAGGGGAACCGCGAACTGAAGCGCCTGGTGCATCCCAGCGCGGTCTACAGTATTAAGCTTGGCAATCGCGCGCTGCCGGAACGTATTCTGGAAGCCGTGTGGGGATTCTTTTCGGCCTATGCACTGGTCTTCCTGATCAGTATGCTGGCGATTATCGCCACCGGTGTGGACGACTTCTCAGCATTTGCTTCTGTAGCAGCTACGCTAAATAACTTGGGGCCGGGACTTGGCGTAGTGGCGGATAACTTTTCCACCATGAATCCGGTTGCTAAGTGGATCCTGATTTGCAACATGCTGTTCGGGCGACTGGAAGTCTTTACCTTATTGGTACTCTTTACGCCAACATTCTGGCGCGAATAA
- the fadB gene encoding fatty acid oxidation complex subunit alpha FadB codes for MLYQGDTLYLDWLDDGIAELVFDAPGSVNKLDTATVASLGQAVEVLEALPELRGLLLRSGKQAFIVGADITEFLGLFLAPAEQLSEWLRYANSIFSRLEDLPVPTLSAINGYALGGGCECVLATDFRIATPDVRIGLPETRLGIMPGFGGTVRLPRLLGADSAMEVIAAGKELDASEALKRGLLDAIVEPEKLHESALTTLRQAINEQLDWKARRAPRLQPLKLSPIESAMSFATAKAMVKQQAGGHYPAPVTAIETIEAAAGLPRDEALALETRNFVPLAHTDAARALVGIFLNDHYIKGQAKQLTRDVNPPRQAAVLGAGIMGGGIAYQCAWKGIPVLMKDINDKALTLGMNEAGKLLNKKLEQGKIDGLRLSEVVSTIHPTLDYTGFERVDAVVEAVVENPKVKRAVLAELESQVGADTVLASNTSTIPISLLAEGLQRPEKFCGMHFFNPVHRMPLVEVIRGRQTTDETTARVVAWARKMGKTPVVVNDCPGFFVNRVLFPYFAAFSQLLRDGADFRRVDKVMEKKFGWPMGPALLLDVVGIDTAHHAQTVMAEGYPDRMAKSDRDAIDVLFEAGRYGQKSGQGFWRYQPDRKGKPRKTPDDTTDRLLLEVCQPVRDFSDSEIIKRMMIPMVNEVVRCLEEGIIASPAEADIALVYGLGFPPFHGGAMRWLDTLGNARFMEMAEQYQQLGPLYTVSAGVQEKARNNQTWYPPVAPVRPAGAVAQA; via the coding sequence ATGCTTTATCAAGGCGACACCCTGTACCTCGACTGGCTGGATGATGGCATCGCCGAACTGGTCTTTGACGCTCCCGGTTCGGTCAATAAGCTCGATACGGCAACCGTTGCCAGCCTGGGCCAGGCGGTTGAAGTGCTTGAAGCATTGCCGGAACTGCGCGGGCTCCTGCTGCGCTCCGGCAAACAGGCGTTTATCGTCGGCGCTGATATCACCGAGTTTCTGGGGCTGTTCCTTGCCCCTGCCGAACAGCTCAGCGAATGGCTGCGCTATGCCAATTCGATTTTCAGCCGACTGGAAGATCTTCCGGTTCCCACTCTTTCAGCCATTAACGGCTATGCGCTCGGCGGCGGCTGTGAATGCGTGCTGGCGACCGATTTCCGCATTGCCACGCCGGATGTTCGCATTGGCCTGCCGGAAACCCGACTCGGCATCATGCCCGGGTTTGGTGGCACCGTCAGACTGCCCCGCCTGCTGGGAGCCGACAGCGCGATGGAGGTCATCGCCGCCGGTAAAGAGCTGGATGCCAGCGAAGCCCTGAAGCGTGGACTGCTGGATGCTATCGTCGAACCGGAAAAGCTGCATGAGTCAGCCTTAACCACGCTGCGCCAGGCCATTAACGAGCAACTGGACTGGAAGGCCAGACGCGCACCCCGCCTACAGCCCCTGAAGCTCAGCCCCATAGAATCAGCCATGAGTTTCGCCACCGCCAAAGCCATGGTGAAGCAGCAGGCTGGCGGACACTATCCGGCGCCGGTAACGGCCATTGAAACGATTGAAGCCGCGGCCGGTCTGCCTCGCGACGAAGCACTGGCGCTGGAAACCCGCAACTTTGTTCCCCTGGCTCACACCGACGCCGCCCGGGCGCTGGTCGGTATCTTCCTGAACGATCATTATATTAAAGGTCAGGCGAAACAACTGACCCGCGACGTGAATCCTCCCCGTCAGGCCGCAGTGCTGGGCGCCGGAATTATGGGCGGCGGCATCGCTTACCAATGTGCCTGGAAAGGTATTCCGGTGTTGATGAAAGACATCAACGACAAAGCGCTGACGCTGGGCATGAATGAGGCAGGCAAACTGCTGAATAAAAAGCTGGAGCAGGGGAAAATCGACGGCCTGAGGCTCTCGGAGGTCGTCTCGACCATTCATCCGACACTCGACTATACCGGCTTTGAACGGGTCGACGCCGTGGTCGAAGCGGTAGTGGAAAATCCTAAAGTGAAGCGCGCCGTACTGGCGGAGCTGGAAAGTCAGGTCGGTGCCGATACCGTGCTGGCCTCGAACACTTCCACCATTCCGATCTCACTGCTGGCGGAAGGCCTGCAACGACCTGAAAAATTCTGCGGTATGCACTTCTTTAACCCGGTGCACCGCATGCCGCTGGTCGAAGTGATTCGTGGCCGTCAGACCACGGACGAAACCACCGCCCGGGTGGTCGCCTGGGCCCGGAAAATGGGTAAGACGCCGGTGGTGGTTAACGACTGCCCCGGATTTTTCGTTAATCGGGTGCTGTTCCCCTATTTCGCTGCCTTTAGCCAGCTACTGCGCGACGGCGCCGATTTCCGACGGGTTGATAAGGTGATGGAGAAAAAGTTCGGCTGGCCGATGGGACCCGCCCTGCTGCTGGATGTGGTAGGTATCGATACTGCCCACCATGCTCAGACAGTGATGGCGGAGGGCTATCCCGATCGCATGGCGAAATCCGACCGTGACGCTATCGACGTGCTGTTCGAAGCCGGACGCTACGGTCAGAAGAGCGGCCAGGGCTTCTGGCGCTATCAACCAGATCGTAAAGGCAAACCGCGCAAAACGCCGGACGACACCACCGATCGTCTGCTGCTGGAGGTCTGCCAACCAGTACGCGACTTCAGCGACAGTGAAATTATCAAACGTATGATGATCCCGATGGTGAACGAGGTCGTCCGCTGCCTTGAAGAAGGAATTATCGCCAGCCCGGCAGAAGCCGACATTGCCCTGGTTTACGGGCTGGGATTCCCGCCCTTCCACGGCGGCGCCATGCGCTGGCTGGACACTCTGGGTAATGCCCGTTTCATGGAAATGGCCGAACAGTATCAGCAACTGGGGCCGCTCTATACGGTCAGCGCTGGCGTGCAGGAAAAAGCGCGCAATAACCAAACCTGGTATCCCCCCGTCGCCCCGGTTCGTCCGGCAGGCGCAGTAGCGCAAGCCTGA